In the genome of Candidatus Hydrogenedentota bacterium, the window GAAAGAGTCGTTCTTAAGCCAGATCCCTCGCTTCGCTCGGGATGACAGTCTGGATTTCAGGCAACAAGGATTTCCTTGTTGCCTGGTTTCTTTCACGCCGAAGGCGGACTTAGCATGGCAGTGCCAACCTTTTGCGCCCCGTGCCTGCGGACTGGTACGATCCCCCTTCTTGGCAGCAACAAAGGAAACCTTCATGAAAGTCGGGATTATCGGTTTTGCGCGTTCGGGGAAGACGACCATCTTTAATGCTTTGACGGGCGCGAACGCGGCGGTGGGCACGTTTGGGAGCCGCGATTCGAACGTGGCCGTGTTGAAAGTGCCGGATGCGCGCGTGGACAAGCTCGCGGAAATCTGGAAGCCGAAGAAGATCACCTACGCGGAATTCCAGTTTGTGGACGTGGCACCGAGCGAAGGCGCCGAAGAAAAGGCG includes:
- a CDS encoding 50S ribosome-binding GTPase — protein: MKVGIIGFARSGKTTIFNALTGANAAVGTFGSRDSNVAVLKVPDARVDKLAEIWKPKKITYAEFQFVDVAPSEGAEEKALDSAALNALKSVDALVHVVRSFANDNVMHPLSTVDPVRDAKSLEEELQITD